AATTATTATGAATAAACAGACAAATATTGCAGTTATTATGTTATTAAGCTGTATTTTATCAAGTAACATGGCTGCAAGAAACAGCTTTTGGGATGGATTTGAAGATATCCAAGAGAACTTAGAACAAACAAGAAAAAATATAGACCGGGCATTTGGGCAAATTAATAGCGATGAAAATCAGGTTTATATGGGAAATGCAAGTATTTTTGAAAGCAAAAACGGCGAAATTTGGGGTCTTGAATTTTACATTCCGGGATACACAAAATCAGATTTTAGCATACAAATAGATAAAAATGGTTTTTTACATATCAAAGCTGAATCTAAAAAAGAAGAAAAAGAAAATAAAGAAGACAAAGATAAAAAATATATTTATAAAAGCTGGAGCTCAAGCGCAAGAACATTTATTCGTACAATAAAACTTCCTGAATTTGTTGAATATTCGGATTCATCAAAAATAGAAACTTCTTATAATGAAAAAAACGGTAAACTTGAAATCAAATTTCCTAAAAAAGATGTTGAAGCTAAAAAAGATATTATCGAATTAAAGCTAAAATAATTTACCAGTTTAGTAGCCCGGTCAATACTGCCGGGCTACTAAAATTCAAAATTTGCAGACAAA
The sequence above is drawn from the Candidatus Dependentiae bacterium genome and encodes:
- a CDS encoding Hsp20/alpha crystallin family protein; protein product: MNKQTNIAVIMLLSCILSSNMAARNSFWDGFEDIQENLEQTRKNIDRAFGQINSDENQVYMGNASIFESKNGEIWGLEFYIPGYTKSDFSIQIDKNGFLHIKAESKKEEKENKEDKDKKYIYKSWSSSARTFIRTIKLPEFVEYSDSSKIETSYNEKNGKLEIKFPKKDVEAKKDIIELKLK